The following proteins are co-located in the Sulfurospirillum deleyianum DSM 6946 genome:
- a CDS encoding 3-isopropylmalate dehydratase small subunit → MSTISGKVWCFGDNIDTDLIIAARYLNTSDPKELAKHVMEDADPEFAKKVGEGDIIVAGENFGCGSSREHAPIALKAAGVSAVVAKSFARIFYRNAFNTGLPIFELPNTEAIQEGESIAISMESGEITHGSKTYKFTPIPPFMQELLDAGGLMNYAQKEMKK, encoded by the coding sequence ATGAGTACGATTAGTGGAAAAGTGTGGTGTTTTGGTGATAACATCGACACAGACTTAATCATTGCGGCACGTTATTTAAACACGTCTGACCCTAAAGAGTTGGCAAAACATGTCATGGAAGATGCTGACCCTGAGTTTGCGAAAAAAGTTGGGGAGGGTGATATCATTGTTGCGGGTGAAAATTTTGGCTGTGGTAGCAGTCGTGAACACGCTCCCATTGCGTTAAAAGCAGCAGGTGTGAGTGCTGTGGTGGCAAAAAGTTTTGCCCGTATCTTTTACCGCAATGCGTTTAACACGGGACTGCCTATTTTTGAGCTTCCTAATACTGAAGCGATTCAAGAGGGTGAGAGCATTGCTATTTCTATGGAGAGTGGCGAGATCACACATGGCTCAAAAACGTATAAATTTACGCCGATTCCTCCTTTTATGCAAGAGCTTTTAGATGCGGGTGGATTGATGAATTATGCACAAAAAGAGATGAAAAAATGA
- a CDS encoding nucleotidyltransferase family protein: MQTSGSTILQKEDILATLREHKAFIEKTYDVEKIGLFGSFANNTQTTQSDIDIYVEFKRKTFRNIAGLWVYLEKLYQRKIDLLHKHKQSQGAIFEKIQKEVIYG, translated from the coding sequence ATGCAAACTTCTGGCTCAACAATTCTTCAAAAAGAGGATATTTTAGCAACACTGCGTGAGCATAAGGCATTTATAGAAAAAACATACGATGTTGAGAAAATAGGTCTTTTTGGAAGCTTTGCGAACAATACCCAAACCACACAAAGTGACATTGACATCTATGTTGAATTTAAACGCAAAACCTTTCGAAATATCGCTGGTCTTTGGGTTTATCTTGAAAAATTGTATCAACGAAAAATTGACCTACTTCACAAACATAAACAAAGTCAAGGCGCCATTTTTGAAAAAATCCAAAAGGAAGTTATCTATGGATAA
- a CDS encoding HepT-like ribonuclease domain-containing protein has protein sequence MDKATTKELLAFILESLALVKKRFETIHSSDDFLQNDAGLEKLDAIAMRLQSIGEALKNLIKREKELLLEVADETYWSEIIKTRDFISHHYVAIDAEIVFDICSSELEMLEKKIVALQDLV, from the coding sequence ATGGATAAAGCAACCACAAAAGAGCTTTTGGCCTTTATTTTGGAGAGTTTGGCATTGGTTAAAAAGCGTTTTGAAACTATTCACTCTAGTGATGATTTTTTACAAAACGATGCAGGGCTTGAAAAACTTGATGCCATCGCTATGCGCCTTCAATCCATCGGTGAAGCGCTTAAAAATCTGATAAAGCGTGAAAAAGAGCTTTTGCTCGAAGTAGCAGATGAGACCTATTGGAGTGAGATTATCAAAACACGTGATTTTATTTCCCATCACTACGTGGCGATTGATGCAGAAATTGTATTTGATATTTGTAGCAGTGAGCTTGAAATGCTAGAGAAAAAAATAGTCGCATTGCAAGATTTGGTTTAG